The following are encoded in a window of Thermoanaerobacter ethanolicus JW 200 genomic DNA:
- the rnr gene encoding ribonuclease R, with protein sequence MNVKEKLLELMNEEDYKPSKIEEIMKILGIDYSQKSILEKILKEMEKEGLVFKTKRGKYALPERLDLVKGKIEFHSRGYGFLIPEDSNIKDIFIPVSGMNGAMHDDTVLVRVTKRVDGKSEEGEVVKILKRANTTIVGTYEKSKNFGFVVPDNKKIHQDIFIPKGEDKGAKTGMKVVARITKWPEGRRSPEGEIIEILGYKGDPGIDVMSIIREYDIPEIFPKEVLKETEEISTEIPEEEKKRRIDLTNLNFVTIDGEDAKDLDDAVCVQKLSEENYLLYVSIADVSHYVKEGSHLDKEALKRGCSVYFIDRVIPMLPPKLSNGICSLNPQEERLTLTVKMKINSQGEVVDHEIFESIIKSKERMTYTNVYKLLEENDEELKKRYQYLLEDFKLMKELALVLLEKRKRRGSVDFDFPEAKVIVDEKGKPIDIVKVERNIAHRIIEEFMLAANETVAEHMHWLNVPFVYRIHEHPDIEKLIAFNKFIHNLGYHIKGIEGGQIHPKSLQELIRQVRGKSEQRVVETLLLRSLKRARYSPEDIGHYALATQYYTHFTSPIRRYPDLIIHRIIKEYINGKLTKKRQRHYNRILNDIALKSSERERAAEAAEREIEELKKVEYMADRIGNVYKGIISNVTNYGFFVELDNTVEGLVDVASLEDDYYHFDPERYVLIGEKSKKVYSIGKEVYVKVVHVDVDRREIDFVLAEEEKDNLEIGLTEHKS encoded by the coding sequence ATGAATGTGAAGGAAAAACTTTTAGAATTAATGAATGAAGAAGATTATAAGCCTTCTAAAATAGAGGAAATAATGAAAATATTAGGGATAGACTATAGTCAAAAAAGCATTTTAGAAAAAATATTAAAAGAGATGGAAAAAGAAGGACTTGTTTTTAAAACAAAACGAGGTAAATATGCTCTTCCTGAAAGATTAGATTTGGTCAAAGGTAAGATTGAATTTCATTCAAGAGGCTATGGCTTTTTAATTCCCGAAGATAGCAATATAAAGGACATATTCATACCTGTAAGCGGCATGAACGGTGCAATGCATGATGACACTGTTTTGGTAAGAGTTACAAAAAGGGTGGATGGAAAGAGTGAAGAGGGAGAAGTTGTAAAAATTCTCAAAAGGGCAAATACAACTATTGTTGGAACTTACGAAAAAAGTAAAAATTTTGGCTTTGTAGTACCAGACAACAAAAAGATCCATCAAGATATATTTATTCCTAAAGGAGAAGATAAAGGCGCCAAAACAGGCATGAAAGTTGTAGCCAGAATTACTAAATGGCCTGAAGGAAGGCGAAGTCCTGAAGGGGAGATTATAGAAATATTAGGGTATAAAGGAGACCCTGGTATAGATGTAATGTCCATTATAAGGGAATATGATATTCCTGAAATTTTTCCTAAAGAGGTTTTAAAGGAAACAGAAGAGATATCGACAGAAATTCCTGAAGAAGAAAAAAAGAGAAGAATTGATTTGACTAACTTAAACTTTGTCACAATTGATGGAGAAGATGCAAAAGATTTAGACGACGCAGTATGTGTACAAAAACTTTCAGAGGAAAATTATCTTTTATATGTGAGTATTGCAGATGTGAGCCACTACGTAAAAGAAGGTTCTCATTTAGATAAAGAAGCATTAAAGAGAGGATGTAGTGTATATTTCATTGATAGAGTAATACCAATGTTACCTCCTAAGTTATCTAATGGTATTTGCAGTTTAAATCCGCAGGAAGAAAGACTGACTCTCACTGTTAAAATGAAAATAAACTCTCAAGGAGAAGTTGTAGACCATGAAATTTTTGAAAGCATTATAAAGAGCAAAGAGAGAATGACATATACGAATGTTTACAAACTCTTAGAAGAAAATGATGAAGAATTAAAAAAGAGGTATCAGTATCTATTGGAAGATTTTAAACTAATGAAAGAGCTAGCTCTTGTTTTGCTAGAGAAGAGGAAAAGAAGAGGCAGTGTAGATTTTGATTTTCCTGAAGCTAAAGTAATAGTAGACGAGAAAGGTAAGCCAATAGATATTGTAAAAGTTGAAAGAAATATAGCTCACAGGATAATTGAAGAATTTATGTTAGCAGCTAATGAAACGGTAGCGGAGCACATGCATTGGTTAAATGTACCTTTTGTTTATAGAATTCATGAACATCCGGATATAGAAAAGCTGATTGCTTTTAATAAGTTTATTCACAATTTGGGGTATCATATAAAAGGAATTGAAGGAGGACAAATACATCCGAAGTCTTTGCAAGAATTAATAAGACAAGTGAGAGGAAAGAGTGAGCAAAGAGTTGTAGAAACTTTGCTTTTAAGGTCTTTAAAAAGAGCAAGATACAGTCCAGAAGACATTGGCCATTATGCTTTGGCGACCCAATATTATACTCACTTTACTTCCCCCATAAGGCGATATCCTGACCTTATAATTCACAGGATAATCAAAGAATACATAAATGGAAAATTAACAAAAAAAAGGCAACGCCATTACAACAGAATTTTAAATGACATTGCTTTAAAATCTTCTGAGAGAGAAAGAGCAGCAGAAGCTGCAGAAAGAGAAATAGAAGAATTAAAGAAAGTAGAGTACATGGCAGATAGAATAGGGAATGTTTATAAAGGGATAATTTCCAACGTGACAAATTACGGATTTTTTGTAGAACTTGACAACACTGTGGAAGGGTTAGTAGATGTTGCTTCATTGGAGGATGACTATTACCATTTTGATCCAGAAAGATATGTTTTAATTGGTGAAAAGAGCAAAAAAGTTTACTCTATAGGTAAAGAGGTTTATGTAAAAGTTGTTCATGTAGATGTGGATAGGAGAGAAATAGACTTTGTTTTAGCAGAAGAAGAAAAAGATAATTTAGAGATTGGCTTAACCGAGCATAAAAGCTGA
- the smpB gene encoding SsrA-binding protein SmpB produces MAKEEIKIIAQNKKAYHDYFIEETYEAGIVLSGTEVKSIRMGKVNLKDSFARVENNEVYLYNMHISPYEKGNIFNKDPLRTRKLLLNRHEINKLIGYVTRKGYTLIPTKLYLKRGLVKVELAVARGKKLYDKREDIARRDAKRELEKHFKEKQLGI; encoded by the coding sequence TTGGCGAAGGAAGAAATTAAAATAATCGCTCAAAACAAAAAAGCTTACCATGATTACTTCATTGAAGAGACTTATGAAGCAGGAATAGTGCTTAGTGGAACTGAAGTTAAATCTATTAGGATGGGGAAAGTCAATTTAAAAGATAGCTTTGCAAGAGTTGAAAACAACGAAGTTTATCTTTATAATATGCATATAAGTCCTTATGAAAAAGGCAATATATTTAATAAAGACCCCTTAAGGACTAGAAAATTACTTCTCAATAGACATGAGATTAATAAACTAATTGGTTATGTGACACGGAAGGGTTACACTTTAATTCCTACAAAGCTTTATTTAAAGCGAGGCCTTGTCAAAGTCGAATTAGCTGTAGCGAGAGGTAAAAAACTCTACGATAAGAGAGAAGATATTGCGAGAAGAGATGCAAAAAGAGAATTAGAAAAGCACTTTAAAGAAAAACAATTAGGCATATAA
- a CDS encoding DUF969 domain-containing protein, producing MIKLIGILIIIVGFILKLDTLAVVLIAGIVTGLVAGVPFPKIVEILGKAFVDNRYMSIFIISLPVIGILERYGLRERAAYVIGKIKAATVGKVTALYLVLRTLAAMFGLRIGGHVQFIRPLILPMAEGAAMNRYGEIKSEDHERIKGLEAAVENYGNFFGQNAFVAAGGVLLIVGVLKELNYTVEALDIAKASIPIALIIMVVGTLQFFYYDRKFDQKYGIRTRSKKENR from the coding sequence ATGATTAAGTTAATTGGTATTTTAATCATTATTGTGGGATTTATCTTGAAGCTCGATACTTTAGCAGTGGTTTTAATTGCTGGTATTGTGACTGGCCTGGTGGCAGGGGTACCTTTTCCTAAAATTGTAGAAATTTTAGGAAAAGCTTTTGTAGACAACAGATACATGTCTATATTTATTATCTCATTGCCTGTAATTGGAATACTTGAAAGGTATGGTCTCCGTGAAAGGGCTGCATATGTAATAGGAAAAATAAAAGCAGCTACAGTGGGAAAAGTAACTGCTTTATATTTAGTACTTAGGACATTGGCAGCGATGTTCGGCTTAAGGATTGGGGGACATGTACAATTTATACGACCTTTGATATTACCTATGGCAGAAGGGGCAGCAATGAATAGATATGGCGAAATAAAAAGCGAAGACCATGAAAGGATTAAGGGCTTAGAAGCTGCAGTAGAAAACTATGGTAATTTCTTTGGGCAGAATGCTTTTGTTGCAGCAGGAGGTGTTTTGCTAATTGTTGGTGTATTAAAAGAATTAAACTATACTGTAGAAGCTTTAGATATCGCAAAAGCGTCAATACCTATCGCGTTAATAATAATGGTAGTTGGTACTTTGCAGTTTTTCTATTATGACAGAAAATTTGACCAAAAGTATGGGATAAGAACGAGGTCCAAAAAAGAAAATAGGTAA
- a CDS encoding DUF979 domain-containing protein has product MLKDSLTEILYIMMGIVSFYSAYATLKEKNHPSKIPTALFWGLLGIIFTFSRIGLLWGNKNIYIPDIYTGYMVIVLTLLSAFRLVKIGKFDESTSEFKEQMSQKIGNLIFVPALALGIVTFIVAQIWTKQLGSLVAFWISTVVAAILALVITKGKVKEMADDGRRLLEVVGPISILPQLLAALGAVFTVAGVGEVIASGIKTIIPQGNILLGVIAYCVGMALFTMIMGNAFAAFAVITAGIGIPFVIAQGGNPVIVAALGMTAGYCGTLMTPMAANFNIVPTAILEMEDKKYGVIKYQVPVAIAMLIIHIVLMYFWAF; this is encoded by the coding sequence ATGCTTAAGGATTCTTTAACTGAAATCCTATACATTATGATGGGCATAGTTTCTTTTTACTCAGCGTATGCTACACTAAAAGAAAAAAATCATCCTTCAAAAATCCCTACTGCTTTATTTTGGGGGTTATTAGGAATAATTTTTACATTTAGTCGAATAGGCTTATTGTGGGGTAATAAAAACATTTATATACCTGATATATATACAGGATACATGGTTATTGTATTGACTCTATTATCTGCATTTCGATTAGTCAAAATTGGAAAATTTGACGAATCAACCTCAGAATTTAAAGAACAAATGTCACAAAAAATTGGCAATCTAATTTTTGTTCCAGCTTTGGCTCTTGGCATAGTTACATTTATTGTTGCTCAAATATGGACAAAACAACTTGGCTCTCTTGTTGCATTTTGGATATCAACTGTAGTAGCTGCAATTTTAGCATTGGTGATTACAAAAGGGAAAGTTAAAGAAATGGCTGATGATGGTAGAAGATTACTTGAAGTAGTAGGACCTATAAGCATTTTACCGCAACTTCTTGCTGCTTTAGGAGCCGTTTTCACAGTTGCAGGTGTAGGTGAAGTAATAGCAAGTGGGATAAAGACAATTATTCCTCAGGGTAATATACTTTTAGGGGTAATTGCTTATTGTGTAGGAATGGCTCTATTTACAATGATAATGGGCAATGCTTTTGCAGCATTTGCGGTTATTACAGCAGGAATTGGAATTCCTTTTGTAATAGCTCAAGGAGGGAATCCGGTGATAGTAGCGGCTTTAGGTATGACAGCAGGATATTGTGGAACTTTAATGACACCAATGGCAGCAAATTTTAACATAGTTCCGACTGCAATATTGGAAATGGAAGATAAGAAATATGGAGTTATAAAATATCAAGTTCCTGTAGCTATTGCCATGCTCATTATTCACATAGTACTAATGTATTTTTGGGCGTTTTAA
- the pcp gene encoding pyroglutamyl-peptidase I produces MKILVTAFDPFGGENINPSYEVLKNLKDNIEGAEIIKIQVPTVFYLSVEKAIEKIKEVKPDAVLSIGQAGGRYDITVERIAINIDDARIPDNIGQQPIDTPIDPEGAPAYFATIPIKEIVEEIKKENIPASISNTAGTFVCNHLMYGILNYVHNNRLNIKAGFIHIPYLPVQVLNKPYTPSMSLGDMVKAIETAIKVIAKKSR; encoded by the coding sequence ATGAAAATACTCGTAACAGCTTTTGATCCTTTTGGGGGGGAAAATATTAATCCTTCTTATGAAGTATTAAAAAACTTGAAAGATAATATAGAAGGTGCGGAGATAATTAAGATTCAAGTTCCTACTGTTTTTTATCTTTCTGTTGAGAAAGCAATAGAAAAAATAAAGGAAGTTAAGCCGGATGCAGTTCTAAGTATTGGACAGGCTGGCGGACGATATGATATAACTGTTGAAAGAATAGCGATTAATATTGATGATGCTAGAATTCCAGATAATATAGGGCAACAACCAATTGATACCCCGATTGACCCTGAAGGTGCTCCAGCTTATTTTGCTACTATTCCCATAAAAGAGATAGTAGAAGAGATAAAAAAAGAAAATATACCGGCATCAATTTCTAATACAGCAGGTACGTTTGTGTGCAATCATTTAATGTATGGAATTCTCAATTATGTTCACAATAACAGATTAAATATTAAAGCAGGCTTTATTCACATACCTTATTTGCCAGTGCAAGTTTTGAATAAGCCTTATACTCCTTCCATGTCTTTAGGGGATATGGTTAAAGCTATAGAAACTGCTATAAAAGTAATTGCAAAAAAAAGTAGATAG
- a CDS encoding gamma-glutamylcyclotransferase family protein → MWGEIITFYDDGSVLPSIDELESYFGDNHEIMYLREKREVFYEDGKKEDVDIYVYKKDIKNEPHIYIATGDWRVFLLNR, encoded by the coding sequence ATATGGGGAGAGATTATTACTTTCTATGATGATGGCAGCGTTTTGCCAAGTATTGATGAATTAGAGTCGTATTTTGGAGATAATCATGAAATTATGTATCTGAGAGAAAAAAGAGAAGTGTTTTATGAGGATGGCAAGAAAGAAGATGTAGATATTTATGTATATAAAAAGGACATAAAAAACGAGCCTCATATTTATATTGCAACGGGTGATTGGAGGGTATTTTTACTAAATAGATGA
- a CDS encoding Crp/Fnr family transcriptional regulator, protein MTISSVYNEMFDINRQKDMRKFFLNIAIQGYKKSFLKNETITINYNKPYIAIITKGLIKQFISNKNGKIKVLYLLQPGEIFGEFSYLGGGFDLIEGQAIKDSEISIIFEDKLSSILETNPDMYKYIAHSMSRKFRIVTMQMSDLIFKDSMGRLCDFLIRLFYQQGKKIKKGYIIDIPLTHENIANLIGCDRVTVTKGLNKLKKEGLIEIDGKKIIIKDLRYLENYADS, encoded by the coding sequence ATGACTATAAGTTCGGTATATAATGAAATGTTTGATATAAATCGACAGAAAGATATGAGAAAATTTTTCCTTAATATAGCTATACAGGGATATAAAAAGAGTTTTTTGAAAAATGAAACTATAACAATTAATTATAACAAACCATATATTGCCATAATAACAAAAGGGTTGATAAAGCAATTTATTTCAAATAAAAATGGAAAGATAAAAGTTCTTTATTTGCTGCAACCAGGGGAAATATTTGGAGAATTTTCCTATTTAGGAGGAGGATTTGATTTAATTGAAGGTCAAGCTATAAAAGATAGTGAAATATCTATTATTTTTGAAGATAAATTAAGTTCTATTCTGGAAACAAATCCTGATATGTATAAATATATTGCTCATAGCATGAGCAGAAAATTTAGAATTGTTACTATGCAGATGAGCGATTTGATTTTCAAAGATTCAATGGGAAGACTGTGCGATTTTCTAATTAGATTATTCTATCAACAAGGCAAGAAGATAAAAAAAGGTTATATAATAGATATTCCTTTAACCCATGAGAATATTGCCAATTTAATAGGATGTGATAGAGTAACGGTTACAAAAGGACTAAATAAGTTAAAAAAAGAAGGTTTAATTGAGATAGATGGAAAAAAGATTATAATAAAAGACCTTCGCTACCTTGAAAATTATGCGGATTCATAA
- a CDS encoding type 1 glutamine amidotransferase domain-containing protein, translated as MKKIAILIENMYEEPELLYPYYRLKEEGYEVHLIGPEKDKVYTGKHGYPMKSTHASKDVKAKDYDAVIVPGGYSPDYMRRCNDTINFVKEMDKLQKPIAAICHGPWIMASACNLKGKRVTSFFSIKDDLINAGAQYVDEEVVVDGNLITSRTPNDLVAFVKAIIEKVK; from the coding sequence ATGAAAAAAATTGCTATATTAATTGAGAATATGTATGAAGAACCAGAACTACTATATCCATACTATAGACTTAAAGAAGAAGGATATGAAGTACATTTAATAGGTCCAGAAAAAGACAAAGTATATACAGGAAAACATGGATATCCAATGAAAAGCACCCATGCTTCAAAAGATGTAAAAGCCAAAGATTATGATGCAGTAATAGTCCCTGGAGGTTATTCACCTGATTACATGAGGAGATGTAATGACACTATTAATTTTGTCAAAGAAATGGACAAACTGCAAAAGCCCATAGCGGCTATTTGCCACGGCCCCTGGATTATGGCTTCCGCTTGCAATTTAAAAGGAAAAAGAGTGACAAGCTTTTTCTCAATAAAAGATGACTTAATAAATGCAGGAGCCCAGTATGTAGATGAAGAAGTAGTTGTAGATGGAAATTTAATAACCTCCAGAACTCCAAATGATTTGGTAGCTTTTGTAAAAGCCATAATTGAAAAGGTTAAGTGA
- a CDS encoding LysR family transcriptional regulator codes for MNLRQLKIFLTVCESGSMSKAAKKLYMTQPSISQTISELEQELNVKLFERMSKKLLLTYAGEVLKEYAKRISSLVEEAQSTLLDISNLKAGKLRIGASTTVGNKDKYPFPLFNEFLSYLKEFPSQF; via the coding sequence ATGAATTTAAGGCAACTGAAAATTTTTTTGACAGTTTGCGAAAGTGGCAGCATGTCAAAAGCAGCAAAAAAGCTTTATATGACACAGCCTTCAATAAGCCAAACAATCTCTGAATTAGAACAGGAACTAAATGTAAAATTATTTGAAAGAATGAGCAAAAAACTTTTGTTGACATATGCAGGAGAAGTTTTAAAAGAATACGCTAAAAGAATATCTTCTTTAGTTGAGGAAGCCCAAAGTACTCTTTTAGATATTTCAAACTTAAAAGCCGGAAAGCTTCGCATTGGGGCAAGTACAACAGTGGGAAACAAAGACAAATACCCCTTCCCTTTATTTAATGAATTCCTGTCTTACCTTAAAGAATTCCCTTCACAATTTTAA
- a CDS encoding NAD(P)/FAD-dependent oxidoreductase, producing MLLKEGKIGNIKLKNRIIMLPTVTNLSNEGFVSEREVEYYKRRSKGVSLVIVGASYVNKLGKFFVNQIGIDDDDKIQGLRKLSEVIHQNGAQAAIQLAMHNPKYKPSDFTKQQIQGFVQDFVSGAIRAKKAGFDAVELHFAHGWFVNQFLSPDTNKRTDEYGGNFEGRTKFALDILRGVKKALPDMTVICRINGSDFTDGGFSIEESVRFAKLLEYHGADALDISGGVSSTSEYHISPMGIGDKPLIGIAKRIKENITIPVIAVDKLGSVYDWEKILEDGIADFIGIARGLIGDPDLAEKLIKGQEEDIRYCIHCNQACIAYIQKGLSVSCMINPEVGREKEFEVKTDKPLNIAVIGGGPAGMSAAKYLAKKGHNVTLFEKENKLGGQLNVAKVPPYKQEIGKVIEYLENDLKKYNVKVHLNKKISLQEIKEMPYDKIVIATGSKPAKINLDADINPYTAIEVLEGNIPKGRDIAIIGGGLTGLETAEYLAEKGKKVTVLEMKEEVGEGIYPMVKKLILNRLKELKVDIITNALIKEISGGKLMYTSKDTYKVVKVEDVVLAVGNLPDTEFEELKNENRYYFIGDCKTVASAVEAIRDGAELSLII from the coding sequence GTGTTATTAAAAGAAGGGAAAATAGGGAATATTAAGTTAAAAAATAGGATAATTATGTTGCCTACTGTTACAAATTTATCAAATGAGGGTTTTGTAAGCGAAAGAGAAGTAGAATATTATAAAAGAAGATCAAAAGGTGTCTCATTGGTCATTGTGGGTGCAAGCTATGTAAATAAGCTGGGGAAATTCTTTGTAAATCAAATAGGAATAGATGATGACGACAAAATACAGGGACTTAGAAAATTATCGGAGGTAATTCACCAAAATGGGGCACAAGCTGCTATTCAGCTTGCAATGCACAATCCAAAATACAAGCCATCAGATTTTACAAAACAACAGATACAGGGCTTTGTACAAGATTTTGTAAGTGGAGCAATAAGGGCGAAAAAGGCTGGTTTTGATGCTGTGGAGTTGCACTTTGCCCATGGTTGGTTTGTAAATCAATTTTTATCGCCTGATACAAACAAAAGGACTGACGAATACGGAGGAAATTTTGAAGGAAGGACAAAGTTTGCACTTGATATATTGCGAGGAGTTAAAAAAGCTCTTCCGGATATGACAGTAATTTGCAGGATTAATGGCAGTGATTTTACAGATGGAGGCTTTTCAATCGAAGAGAGTGTAAGATTCGCAAAACTGTTAGAATACCATGGTGCTGATGCTTTAGATATATCGGGAGGTGTGTCTTCCACATCGGAATACCATATCTCTCCTATGGGAATTGGAGATAAGCCTTTAATTGGAATTGCAAAGAGGATAAAGGAAAATATAACTATACCTGTTATAGCGGTTGATAAGCTCGGCAGTGTTTATGATTGGGAAAAAATTTTAGAGGATGGCATAGCTGATTTTATAGGGATAGCTCGTGGTCTCATAGGAGATCCGGATTTGGCAGAAAAGTTGATAAAAGGACAAGAAGAAGATATAAGGTATTGCATTCACTGCAATCAGGCGTGTATTGCATACATTCAAAAAGGACTTTCTGTTTCTTGCATGATTAATCCAGAGGTAGGAAGAGAAAAAGAATTTGAAGTAAAGACCGATAAACCATTAAATATAGCTGTAATTGGCGGCGGGCCAGCAGGCATGTCTGCGGCCAAATATCTCGCAAAAAAAGGCCATAACGTTACTTTGTTTGAAAAAGAAAATAAACTTGGTGGACAACTAAATGTAGCAAAAGTGCCTCCTTATAAACAAGAGATAGGAAAAGTTATTGAATATCTGGAAAATGATTTAAAGAAATACAATGTCAAAGTACATTTAAATAAAAAAATAAGTTTACAGGAAATAAAAGAAATGCCTTATGATAAAATTGTCATTGCTACAGGCTCAAAGCCAGCTAAAATCAATTTGGATGCGGATATAAATCCTTATACGGCTATTGAGGTGTTAGAAGGAAATATTCCAAAAGGAAGAGATATTGCAATAATTGGTGGAGGCCTTACTGGACTTGAAACAGCCGAATACCTTGCTGAAAAAGGGAAAAAAGTGACAGTTTTAGAAATGAAAGAAGAAGTTGGCGAAGGGATATACCCAATGGTTAAAAAACTGATTTTAAATAGATTAAAAGAACTTAAAGTTGATATAATCACAAATGCTTTAATAAAAGAAATATCTGGGGGGAAACTCATGTATACTTCCAAGGACACATATAAAGTAGTCAAAGTGGAGGATGTAGTTTTAGCAGTTGGAAATTTACCTGATACTGAATTTGAGGAACTAAAAAATGAGAACAGATATTATTTCATTGGTGACTGCAAAACTGTTGCTTCTGCAGTAGAAGCGATAAGGGATGGAGCAGAGCTTTCACTCATTATATAG
- a CDS encoding alpha/beta fold hydrolase, with amino-acid sequence MVIKGEYVNIKGSKIHYLEIDKESSKDTVILLHGKRYNAYDWINSGIAENLSNQGFKVICFEFPGYGSSEECDLEKEEVLLEFVKKLNISSFHLVAPSFSGEISIKFALKYGDMLKSLTIVDSINVDKYKEKLNEIYVKTLIVWGKKDEIAPYEFAEILKNNIKNSTLFVFENLGHTCYFDDAKKFSEVLINFIKGLN; translated from the coding sequence ATGGTTATAAAAGGTGAGTATGTAAATATAAAAGGCAGTAAAATTCATTATTTAGAAATAGATAAAGAGAGTAGCAAAGATACAGTGATATTATTGCATGGCAAAAGATACAATGCTTATGATTGGATAAATTCAGGGATAGCTGAAAATTTATCTAATCAAGGATTTAAGGTGATATGCTTTGAGTTTCCCGGATATGGTTCTTCCGAAGAGTGCGATTTAGAAAAGGAAGAGGTTTTATTAGAATTTGTAAAAAAATTAAATATATCTTCTTTTCACCTTGTAGCTCCCTCTTTTAGTGGGGAGATATCTATAAAATTTGCTCTCAAATATGGCGATATGCTTAAAAGCTTGACAATTGTAGATAGCATAAATGTAGATAAATACAAAGAAAAATTAAATGAAATATATGTAAAAACATTGATTGTATGGGGGAAGAAAGATGAAATTGCACCCTATGAATTTGCGGAAATATTGAAAAATAATATTAAAAACAGTACCTTGTTTGTGTTTGAAAATTTAGGACACACCTGCTATTTTGATGATGCCAAAAAATTCTCTGAGGTGTTGATAAATTTTATAAAGGGCTTAAATTAA
- a CDS encoding ATP-binding protein, whose product MKVARIDENICDRSPFCPAAMSCRFKAFKVTFGGSFRINISIDEEKCTGCGVCTRYCPHGAIELVEKEKAS is encoded by the coding sequence ATGAAAGTAGCAAGAATCGATGAAAATATATGCGACAGGTCACCTTTTTGTCCAGCAGCAATGAGCTGCAGATTTAAGGCTTTTAAAGTTACGTTTGGAGGGTCATTTAGGATAAACATAAGCATCGATGAAGAAAAGTGCACAGGGTGTGGTGTTTGTACGAGATATTGTCCTCATGGAGCAATTGAGCTTGTTGAAAAAGAAAAAGCTTCATAA